From the Flavobacterium gyeonganense genome, the window ATTTGAATTTGGCTTATTCGCATTGTTTTTATTCGAATTATGCTTTTTCTTATGATTTTGCTTATTTGGGTTATTTGGTTTAATCAAATTGTTACCATTGTTCGCATTATTATTTCCGGCAGGTTTCGCGTTATTGGTATTTTTTTCCTGAAGTGGTGGTTTCTGTGGAGCACCAACAGTAGCCGCTTCAGCATTTGGTTTACGTTTGCGGTTTGGTTTTTTCTTCTTTTTAGGCTGGTCAAAACGGGTTAAACTTTCCTGACCCATTGCATTATTAAAGTCTTTTTCAGGTTCTAAAGTTACTTCTATAGCGAAATCTTCCAAAGAAGAAACTTTGTTTTTTTGTTTGTTTTCGGCAATAATTTCCTTTACCTGATCTATTTTCAAAACATGCCAGTTTGCAAAATTATTAGTATAAGCAAACCACATTAATCCTTTAAAAATATCCTGTTTCTGACAAACTGCATCACCTTTTTCCGTAATAAGTTTAGTATCATAATCCGGAAAATCTTTTAATGCGTCCATGTAAGTATCTAACTCATAGTTTAAACAGCATTTTAGTTTCCCGCATTGTCCTGCTAATTTTTGCGGATTCAATGATAACTGCTGGTAACGAGCCGCCGATGTATTGACACTTCTGAAATCTGTTAACCAGGTCGAACAGCAAAGTTCTCTTCCGCAAGAACCGATTCCGCCTAAACGGGCTGCTTCCTGACGAAAACCCACCTGTTTCATCTCAACTCTCGTACTAAATTCTTTAGCAAAATCTTTTATCAGCATTCTAAAATCGACACGGTCATTTGCTGTATAATAAAATGTTGCTTTTGACCCATCGCCCTGGAATTCAATATCCGAAATTTTCATTTCTAATTTATGCTGAATTGCCAGTTCACGTGCACGAACTTTCATTGGTTCTTCACGATCACGTGCCACAGACCAGATATCGATATCTTTCTGAGATGCTTTTCTGTAAATTTTAGGTACTTCGTTACTATCCGGATTTACTCCCTTTTTCTTCATTTGAATTTTAACCAATTCTCCTGTCAAGGTAACAATTCCGATATCATGTCCTGGCGATGCAACAGTTGCTACAATATCACCAATACTTAAAGTTAATTTTTCTGTATTTCTAAAAATTCCTTGCGTCCGTTTTTAAAACGAACCTCAACACAATCGAAAATTGCTTCTCCATTAGACGGACTCATGTTTGAAAGCCAGTCAAAAACCGTTAATTTATTGCAGCTGTCGGTGCCGCAAGTCCCATTATTTTTACAACCTTTTGGTGCGCCGCCATCTGAGGTTGAACAACTTGTACATGCCATAATTATATATGTAGTGTTGCAAAAGTGCAACTTAAGTTCATAAACGTTTGATCGGTAAAGATAGTATTTTTTTTAGTTTGCATTTTATGGATTAAAACTAAAGGGTTGTTAAATAAATATCACTCTTTATTTTTCTCCCTTATTTCATAATTCAGCTATCAAGTCTCTTTAGGTTTATGATATTTTTGTTTAAAAATTGTATTCTGCATGTTTTATGGGTTAAAATGTAATTTTTAATTTTTATCCTGAAATATATTTGTGAGTTTTATGTTTTATCTTACAGCATCGTTTGTGAAGTCCATAATTACAAACAAAATATGAGTTGAAACTAAACTTTAATTTTTTTAAAATATATTCAAATGCAAACACAAAACCAGATTGAAAATTTCCTTTTTCAGGGAAAATTTGACGAGGCCAGAGAATCTTTAAATAACGGAGAAAAATTTAATGAACAATATCTTAAAAACAATTTTTCTCAAATCTCAGCCAAAATAATTGAAGCCAAAGAAATTGATTTTATAGAAAAATTAATAAAAGCCGGCATTATCGAAACTGATATTTACGAGCTGGACAGTTTTGACAAATCGATTTTTGCTCCTTTGAGCCTTTATTTGAAAGATGACGAAGAATCGATTTCTTTTTTCAAAGAAATAATGTCAAAAATGGATAATCTGAATGACGAAATAAGCGATCAGACTTTGCTGGGATATTTCCTTGAAAAAGGTATTTCTCCAAAAATAGTCAAAATCCTGATTGATGATTTCGGTGCAAATACACAATATAAAAACAATGCCGGCGAAAATTTAATCTTCAAAACAATAAATACTTATGGTTTAGATACCGAGAAAGTAAAAGAATACATCAAATCGCTTCTTGAAAGTGGAGTTGACATTAACGAAAAAAACATTGTTGGCGCTACTCCGCTTATATCAGCGGTTAAAAGAAATAAAAAAAGAATTGATTCTATTCTTACTTGAAAATGGTGCGGATGCAAACGAAACAGACAATCAGGATAACACTGCTTTTTATTACGCTGTTGCGGAGCAGTTTTCTTATGACATGTACGATGCTTTAGCGTCATTTTCTTCACCTGATTTTAATATTGTGAACAAAGACGGCCGGACATTATTGACTAATTTTATCATTTCTGTTTCTGGTTCGGAAAGTGATATCAGGTTTTTAGAGAGATTGTTGTCTGATGGCGCTGATGTAAACTTTTGTGCACAATATTACGGGCAGCCCAAATCGGGAATTGATTTTATTGTCGAAAAGAAATCAGACATTCTGAAATCAGTTTTAGAAAATGTTTCTTTGGATGTGAATGAACAAGACAATCAGGGCAATACCATTTTACATAAAGTCTGCGCTTACAACATCAACTATGATGCAGAAATGGCAAAAGAAACCTACCGAAAAGTAAAATTACTATTAGAACAGGGAGCCGATATTTCGATTACTAATGATAAAGATGAAACTGCCTTAATGCTTGCTTCAGGAGATAATCTGAAAATTAAAACGGTAGAACTTTTGATGAAACAATAAACTTAAAATTCTCATACATGTCAATGTCATTTATAATTGCCTGCGAAAACGGGAACAGAAAAATAGCCGAATTGCTTCTTCAGAATAAAGAAGTAGATGTAAAATATACGGACGAAAAAGGAAGAACCGCAATTCATTATGCCGCTCACAGAGGGTATCTGGATATTGTAAAAATCCTGACCGAAGACGGGGCCGATATTAATTACGAAGACCATCAGGGAGAAACACCTTTGTATTTTGCCTGTCTTCAAAAACAGAAACAAACCGCTTTATATCTTTTAGAAAATGGTGCAGAAATTACCAAAAACGACAAATACGGAAACAGCCTTTTGCATTTAGTCGTTCAGACAGCTCAAATTGAAATTGCAACAAAGTTGCTTGAAGCCGGAATTGACGTTAATTTACTGAACAACAACGGAGAAACTCCATTATTATTGGCCTCTGCAAAATTAAACCGTGAAATTATCCAATTGCTTTTAGATAAAGGAGCTGATATTAATGTAACAGATAAACAAGGAAATACGCCTTTGTTATACGCTTGTTATACCAAATCAATTCCGATGGTGACCTTGCTTTTGGATAATGGTGCAGCAATAAATCACATGAATCATTCGGGAGAAAATGCGCTTTTAATTGCTTGTTATGAAACGAACCGAATGTTGGCGAAAGTATTAGTCGAAAGAGGCGCAGATGTTTTCACTTCAAACAATAATGGCTATTCACCTATTTGGTACGCCTGCGCGAATAACCAAAAGGAGATTGTTTCCTTGTTTTTAGAAAACGGAGTTGATGTTAATTACAGCAAACCTGTCGCTCAGGACACTTCTTCTATGAACGACTACCTTGATTGGATTGTTAGTGCGACTACTATTTCGAATGACTCTGGCTTTACACTTAACAGTTCTTATACATATGGCGGAGAAAGTTTGTTGCATGTTGCCACCAAAAAAGGTAATTTAAGTATGGTAAAATTATTGGTTGAAGCCGGGGCAAACATCAACATTCAGGACGAATCCGGAAATACGCCTTTGCATTACAGCGCAGCCAACGGAAAAAAAGATGTGGTAAAATATTTATTGGAAAACAAAGCCGATGCTTCAATTGTAAACGTAAAAGAACAAAAAGCGATTGATTATTCAAACGTGAAAGGTTTTAATGAAATCACAGAACTAATTCTGAAATATGCACCTTCGGGAACGGTTGTAACACCAATTCAGAAAGAAGAACCGCAAAAAACAGATTCAGGAAATGCTATGGAAGCAAAGAAAAAAGCATTACTGGATTTAAAAGAACTTTTAGATGCCGGAATTCTGACTTCGGAAGAATTTGAAAGCGAGAAAAGCAAAATATTAAAAGGATAAATAATAAACAGAATTAAAAATGAAAAAAATCTTAAATACTGCTATCTTATTTCTAGTAGTAATCGCGGGAAGTCTAATTTGTACTTCCTGCAGCAATTTATCACCCGAGAAAACTTTTGATATTGCAGTTTTAAATTCGAATTTGTTATCCCGATTTGGCGGCAAAGAAATCAGCAATAAGCTGGAATCTGAGCCTCAGGTTTATGATGAAAACCAAAAAAAGATGATTCCTTCTTCTTATCAGGATGCTTTTAAATACGATATCTCAAATTTAGAAATTCAATTGAAAAAAATTAATGAAATAACAGAAGACGATGATAATAAAGATCTTCTTCAGGCTTCAAAAGATTTATTTTCTTATGTAATTGCTAAACAAAAAGAAGGTTATTTACCAATTGCTAAAATGAAGGATGAAAAGCGTTCACCAGAACAAATTCAAAAAGCAATAGCTGATTTTGATGCTGCAACTCAAACTGAAGCTGATTCTAAATTTGCTAAACTAATGGCTGTAGGAAAAGCCTATGCCGAAAAGCATCATATTGATGCAAAATTTGGCATTTAATAATAAGCGGAAGATTTAATCTCATCATAAAAACAAAAATTCCCTGACATGAGTAAGAAATATTTCTTAGCTATTATAACAATACTCCTGCTTAATCTATTAAATAGCTGTAATAAAGATTCTAAAACGAATAAAAAATCACCGGAAGCAGAAGTTGTCGATTTAAAAGAGATTCCCGAAGTCGAAGAACCTGCTATCGAAGTCAAAAAGAATCTTGCCGATTTTATACCTAAAAACCATGTGCCTTTTGACACAATTTACGGCGATCTGAATAAAGACGGATTAGAAGATTGTGTATTAATTATAAAAGGTACAGATAAAAGTAAAATTATTACACATGAATATCGGGGTAAATTAGATCGAAATCGCAGAGGAATTATGGTACTTCTAAATAAAAAAGGCGGCTACGAATTAGCGGTTAAAAATTATAATTGTTTTTCTTCAGAAAACGAAGATGGCGGTGTTTATTATGCCCCTGAACTCGACTTTCAAATCGATAAGAACAAACTATTTATTAACTACAGTCACGGCAGATATGGATATTGGTCTTATACATTTAGGCTTCAAAATAATGATTTAGAGTTGATTGGTTACGATGGAAGCAGTAACCGTGGACCAATTGTTCTCACTGAGATCAGTATCAATTTCCTGACACGCAAAAAAATCGTAAACCAAAACATCAATGAAAACACTTATGATGACGATGAAATTTTTGAGAAAAAAGAAACTAAAATCAGTAGAACAAAACTGATTAAGTTGTCTGAAATTGAAGATTTTGATGAACTTGATTTTTCCAGCGAATAAAAATAAAAACCCTATTCTGTAGCCATACAAAATAGGGTTTGCTTTTAAAGTATAGTATTACGTTTCCTTAACGGTAATAATTTTAACCGGACAAGCTTTTGCGGCCAGTTCACAGCTTTCTGCAATTCCATGATTTGGTGATTTTAAAGTAAAAAAGCCTTTCGAATTCTGCGAATGAAGTAAAACAGATTTTCCGTCTTTTTTTGACATTTGAAAATGAACCGGATCCATTTCCACACAATAATTACAGCCGATGCATTTGTCTCTTTGTAAAGTGATGATTACCATTACGCCTCAACAATTTTATAGAGTTTGTCCGACATTCTGATTCTAAATGGCAATTTAAAAGTACAATCGTCACCTTTTGTTGCTTTTTCTGCGGTAAAATCATTCACAAACATTTCGTCGATAATCATTTCCTCAGCTCCGGTACTTGGTCCGGTTACCAGTATTTTATCACCTAATTTTATATCGTAAGCTTCTATTTTAAATTGCCCAACTTTGGCTTTTGGAAAATAATGTGTTCCTTTTCCAACGTAAATTTTCTTCTGAGTTGCTGCTGAACCCGAAATACTGCTCCATTCTCCCAATTCCTGACCCAGATAATAACCTGACCAGAAGCCACGATTGTAAACCGTATTTAAAGCTTCCATCCAAACTGTTGTTTTCTCTTTCGAGAAAGTACCTTCGTAATAGGAATCGATAGCTTTGCGATAGGTTTTAATAACTGTTGCCACGTATTCGGGTGCTCTTCCTCGTCCTTCGATTTTCAAAACCCGAATTCCGGAATCAATTACCTGATCCAGAAAATCCAATGTACACAAATCTTTTGGCGACATCATGTATTCATTATCCAATTCTATTTCAAAACCAGTTTCCTGATCGATAACGGTATACTTTTTTCGGCAGTTTTGCTTGCAGGCACCACGATTCGCAGAGGAATTATGCGAATGCAGGCTCAAATAACATTTTCCCGAAACCGCCATACATAAAGCACCGTGACCAAAGATTTCGATTTCTACCAAATTTCCGTTAGGTCCTTTGATCTGTTCTTTTTCAATTTGTTCTGTGATTTTCTTTACCTGACGCAAACTCAATTCACGGCTTAAAACCATCGTATCGGCAAATAAACTATAGAATTTAATGGTTTCGATATTAGTTATATTCAATTGGGTTGAAATATGAACTTCCATTCAAATCGATCTTGCCATAGTAA encodes:
- a CDS encoding ferredoxin; the encoded protein is MVIITLQRDKCIGCNYCVEMDPVHFQMSKKDGKSVLLHSQNSKGFFTLKSPNHGIAESCELAAKACPVKIITVKET
- a CDS encoding ankyrin repeat domain-containing protein, producing the protein MSFIIACENGNRKIAELLLQNKEVDVKYTDEKGRTAIHYAAHRGYLDIVKILTEDGADINYEDHQGETPLYFACLQKQKQTALYLLENGAEITKNDKYGNSLLHLVVQTAQIEIATKLLEAGIDVNLLNNNGETPLLLASAKLNREIIQLLLDKGADINVTDKQGNTPLLYACYTKSIPMVTLLLDNGAAINHMNHSGENALLIACYETNRMLAKVLVERGADVFTSNNNGYSPIWYACANNQKEIVSLFLENGVDVNYSKPVAQDTSSMNDYLDWIVSATTISNDSGFTLNSSYTYGGESLLHVATKKGNLSMVKLLVEAGANINIQDESGNTPLHYSAANGKKDVVKYLLENKADASIVNVKEQKAIDYSNVKGFNEITELILKYAPSGTVVTPIQKEEPQKTDSGNAMEAKKKALLDLKELLDAGILTSEEFESEKSKILKG
- a CDS encoding ankyrin repeat domain-containing protein — translated: MILFLLENGADANETDNQDNTAFYYAVAEQFSYDMYDALASFSSPDFNIVNKDGRTLLTNFIISVSGSESDIRFLERLLSDGADVNFCAQYYGQPKSGIDFIVEKKSDILKSVLENVSLDVNEQDNQGNTILHKVCAYNINYDAEMAKETYRKVKLLLEQGADISITNDKDETALMLASGDNLKIKTVELLMKQ
- a CDS encoding ankyrin repeat domain-containing protein, which translates into the protein MQTQNQIENFLFQGKFDEARESLNNGEKFNEQYLKNNFSQISAKIIEAKEIDFIEKLIKAGIIETDIYELDSFDKSIFAPLSLYLKDDEESISFFKEIMSKMDNLNDEISDQTLLGYFLEKGISPKIVKILIDDFGANTQYKNNAGENLIFKTINTYGLDTEKVKEYIKSLLESGVDINEKNIVGATPLISAVKRNKKRIDSILT